A region from the Pseudomonas cucumis genome encodes:
- the cbiE gene encoding precorrin-6y C5,15-methyltransferase (decarboxylating) subunit CbiE, with the protein MASWLTVVGIGEDGFKGLGKNARHALLRATRIFGGQRQLDLLPACIRGERQLWPSPFSLEPVLAQRGEPICVLASGDPMFFGVGASLARQVPNAEMLILPAPSSCSIAAARMGWPLQEVVTLSVVARPLAALNAQLFSGVRLLVLSNDGQSPTAIAALLRERGFGPSRLTVLEHLGGEAERRIEGVANDWSDPQIADLNLIAIECIAEPNTPRLSRLAGLPDSAFQHDGQLTKRDVRAITLARLAPVPGELLWDVGAGSGSIGIEWMRAHPSCRALAIEADEGRQLLIEHNRDALGVPGLQLIRGKAPQALAGLERPDAIFIGGGVTREGVLDTCWAQLKPGGRLIANAVTLQSEVTLMAWRERHGGELTRIHVAQAQPLGEFDTWRQALPITLLDVTKPLDA; encoded by the coding sequence ATGGCCTCCTGGCTGACAGTAGTGGGCATTGGCGAAGACGGCTTCAAGGGCTTGGGGAAAAATGCCCGACACGCCCTGTTGCGCGCTACGCGGATCTTTGGCGGCCAGCGACAACTGGATTTGCTGCCGGCCTGCATCCGTGGCGAGCGGCAGTTGTGGCCCAGTCCTTTCTCCCTTGAACCCGTTCTGGCGCAGCGTGGCGAACCGATCTGTGTACTGGCCAGCGGTGATCCGATGTTCTTTGGCGTCGGCGCCAGCCTTGCCCGGCAAGTGCCCAACGCTGAAATGCTGATCCTGCCAGCGCCCTCCTCCTGCTCGATTGCTGCCGCGCGAATGGGCTGGCCGTTGCAGGAGGTGGTGACACTTTCAGTGGTTGCCCGGCCCCTCGCCGCACTCAACGCGCAGTTGTTCAGCGGCGTGCGTTTGCTGGTGTTGAGCAACGACGGCCAGAGTCCGACGGCCATCGCGGCGTTGCTGCGCGAGCGCGGTTTCGGGCCGAGTCGCCTCACCGTGCTGGAACATCTGGGCGGCGAAGCAGAACGACGCATCGAGGGTGTCGCCAACGACTGGAGCGACCCGCAGATCGCCGACCTGAATCTGATCGCCATCGAATGCATCGCTGAACCGAACACGCCACGCCTGTCACGCCTGGCCGGCCTGCCGGACTCAGCCTTCCAGCACGACGGCCAACTGACCAAACGCGACGTGCGCGCCATCACCCTTGCACGCCTCGCCCCGGTCCCCGGCGAACTGCTGTGGGACGTCGGCGCTGGCAGTGGTTCGATCGGCATCGAATGGATGCGTGCTCACCCGAGTTGCCGGGCGCTGGCCATCGAAGCGGATGAAGGGCGGCAGTTGTTGATCGAACACAACCGCGATGCCCTCGGCGTCCCCGGTCTGCAATTGATTCGCGGCAAGGCACCACAAGCCTTGGCCGGACTCGAACGCCCGGACGCGATTTTCATCGGCGGCGGCGTCACCCGCGAAGGCGTGCTCGACACGTGCTGGGCGCAACTCAAACCCGGTGGCCGGCTGATTGCCAATGCCGTCACCCTGCAAAGCGAAGTGACCTTGATGGCCTGGCGCGAACGCCACGGCGGTGAGCTGACCCGCATTCACGTCGCCCAGGCGCAACCGCTGGGCGAGTTCGACACTTGGCGTCAGGCGCTGCCGATTACCTTGCTGGACGTGACGAAACCCCTCGATGCGTGA
- a CDS encoding ABC transporter substrate-binding protein, whose protein sequence is MTLRSLLCIALLLGNAQAFAEATKYPLTVQSCNRAVTFKQAPKHAVSHDINMTQMMLALGLKPRMVGYSGVSGWKSVTPQMQTILDGLPELAAKYPSVETLLNANVDFFFAGWDYGMRVGGDLTPQTLQPLGINVYELTESCAFVMKRPPASLEDTYNDLRNLGKIFDVQDRANAVITRMQAQVAEVRKDLPTDKPRVFLYDSGEDRAMTSGRLGMPQALIDAAGGRNILDDVEASWTRVNWENVVERNPQVIVIVDYGEVTAEQKEQFLLKNQALQSVDAIKNQRFIVIPYVQATPGIDNVLAVETLAKGFHGE, encoded by the coding sequence ATGACTTTGCGTTCCCTGCTTTGCATCGCGCTGTTGCTGGGCAATGCCCAAGCCTTCGCCGAGGCCACGAAATATCCGCTGACCGTCCAGAGTTGCAACCGCGCGGTGACCTTCAAGCAAGCGCCGAAACACGCGGTCAGCCACGATATCAACATGACCCAGATGATGCTCGCCCTCGGTCTCAAACCCAGGATGGTCGGCTACAGCGGCGTGTCCGGCTGGAAATCGGTGACGCCCCAGATGCAGACCATCCTCGATGGCTTGCCGGAACTGGCGGCCAAGTACCCGTCAGTGGAAACCCTGCTCAACGCCAACGTCGATTTCTTCTTTGCCGGTTGGGACTACGGCATGCGCGTCGGCGGTGATCTCACGCCGCAAACCCTGCAACCGTTGGGCATCAACGTCTACGAACTCACCGAGTCCTGCGCCTTCGTGATGAAGCGCCCACCGGCCAGCCTGGAAGACACCTACAACGACCTGCGCAACCTCGGGAAAATTTTCGACGTGCAGGACCGCGCCAACGCCGTGATCACCCGGATGCAGGCGCAAGTCGCCGAGGTGCGCAAGGACCTGCCGACGGACAAGCCTCGGGTGTTTCTCTACGACAGCGGTGAGGACCGGGCCATGACCTCCGGGCGCCTGGGCATGCCGCAGGCGCTGATCGACGCGGCCGGCGGGCGCAACATTCTCGACGACGTCGAGGCGAGCTGGACCCGGGTGAATTGGGAGAACGTGGTCGAGCGCAATCCGCAGGTGATCGTGATCGTTGATTACGGCGAAGTCACCGCCGAGCAGAAGGAGCAATTCCTGCTCAAAAACCAGGCTCTGCAATCGGTGGACGCGATCAAGAACCAGCGCTTCATCGTCATTCCGTACGTGCAGGCCACGCCCGGGATCGACAACGTGCTGGCGGTCGAAACCCTGGCCAAAGGTTTCCACGGCGAATGA
- a CDS encoding DUF2946 domain-containing protein, whose translation MRPYSARPSVHRRQPMSLTRGSWISLFAMLMIFIGPLISQSMPMDQRASMSMSMNMSMDMPMDMSAMAHGAQPAAEHCPPKADHHALWEKCGYCSLLFNCPALTGGASFAAFDAPPATTFTTPATRLGHARQTFFPGARTRAPPIVA comes from the coding sequence ATGCGCCCGTATAGCGCCAGGCCATCCGTGCACCGCCGTCAGCCAATGAGCCTGACGCGCGGCAGCTGGATCAGCCTGTTCGCCATGCTGATGATCTTTATCGGCCCGCTGATTTCTCAGTCGATGCCGATGGATCAACGCGCCTCGATGTCCATGAGCATGAACATGTCGATGGACATGCCCATGGACATGTCGGCCATGGCGCATGGCGCGCAACCCGCCGCCGAGCATTGCCCACCCAAAGCCGACCATCACGCACTCTGGGAAAAATGCGGCTATTGCAGCCTGCTGTTCAATTGCCCGGCGCTCACCGGTGGCGCTTCATTCGCCGCTTTCGACGCCCCGCCCGCCACCACCTTCACCACACCCGCTACCCGCCTGGGCCACGCCCGGCAAACCTTCTTCCCCGGTGCCCGCACTCGTGCACCGCCCATCGTCGCGTAA
- a CDS encoding cobalt-precorrin-5B (C(1))-methyltransferase, which produces MRDETAEQPAPLRSGLTTGSCATATSLAAARLLLSGVEADAVEIILPKGKRVQMRLEFCRLMNDGAEAGTIKDAGDDPDVTHGALLFSQVRLHSEPGIRFSAGRGVGTVTRPGLVLNVGEPAINPVPRKMITDHLTLLAEELNYQGGFEVTVNVEDGEALALKTMNPRLGILGGLSILGTSGIVRPFSCAAYIASIHQGIDVAKTNGYLHIAACTGNASEDTMRRVYDLPEIALIEMGDFVGAVLKHLRKVPVDKLSLCGGFGKISKLAAGHMDLHSRHSSIDLPQLAEWAAAVGADEALQQAIRDANTSQQALAMASAAGIALGDAVCQHALDFARSVVPAQVQVEVFAIDRQGGIVGHAGVLQ; this is translated from the coding sequence ATGCGTGACGAAACCGCCGAACAACCCGCACCGCTGCGCAGCGGCCTGACCACCGGCAGTTGCGCCACCGCCACCAGCCTCGCGGCGGCACGCCTGCTGCTCAGTGGCGTCGAAGCGGACGCCGTCGAGATCATTCTGCCCAAAGGCAAACGGGTGCAGATGCGCCTGGAATTCTGTCGGCTGATGAACGACGGCGCCGAAGCCGGAACCATCAAGGACGCCGGCGACGACCCGGACGTGACCCACGGCGCCCTGCTCTTTTCCCAAGTGCGCCTGCACAGTGAGCCAGGCATCCGCTTCAGCGCCGGCCGTGGCGTGGGCACCGTCACCCGGCCCGGGCTGGTGCTGAACGTCGGCGAGCCGGCGATCAACCCGGTGCCGCGCAAGATGATCACTGATCACCTGACGTTGCTGGCCGAGGAACTGAATTACCAGGGCGGCTTCGAGGTCACGGTGAACGTCGAGGACGGTGAAGCCCTGGCGCTGAAAACCATGAACCCGCGGCTGGGGATTCTCGGCGGCTTGTCGATTCTCGGCACCAGCGGCATCGTCCGGCCGTTCTCCTGCGCGGCCTACATCGCCTCGATCCATCAAGGCATCGACGTCGCCAAAACCAACGGATACCTGCACATCGCCGCATGCACCGGCAACGCCAGCGAAGACACCATGCGCCGGGTCTACGACTTGCCGGAAATCGCCCTGATCGAAATGGGCGACTTCGTCGGCGCGGTGCTCAAGCACTTGCGCAAAGTGCCTGTGGATAAACTCAGCCTGTGCGGTGGCTTCGGCAAGATCAGCAAACTGGCGGCCGGGCACATGGATTTGCACAGTCGGCATTCCAGCATCGACCTGCCGCAACTGGCCGAATGGGCTGCGGCGGTCGGCGCGGATGAAGCGTTGCAACAGGCGATCCGCGATGCCAATACCAGTCAACAAGCCTTAGCGATGGCCAGCGCGGCCGGGATCGCCCTTGGCGACGCGGTGTGCCAGCACGCCCTGGACTTTGCCCGCAGCGTGGTGCCGGCGCAGGTTCAAGTCGAAGTGTTCGCCATCGATCGCCAGGGTGGGATTGTCGGCCATGCGGGAGTTCTTCAATGA
- a CDS encoding cobalt-precorrin-6A reductase encodes MKRVLLLGGVTEALAIARTLGPEHIYSLAGVGRVPTDLNCQVRVGGYGGAEGLAQFIRDEGIDLLLDATHPYAARISHNAATAARLSGIACWALRRPAWQPHAGDDWREVSDWAELIEALKTFRRPLFTLGREPLQHLHEIPPEQFWTLRALDVYPGNERCEVIGARGPFLIEDERELFERRQIDVLISKNSGSTATEPKLEVAREREVPVLVLKRPMLPGVDREFGSVTEVLAALTQNL; translated from the coding sequence ATGAAGCGCGTGTTGTTGCTCGGCGGCGTGACTGAAGCGTTGGCCATTGCTCGAACCCTGGGGCCGGAACACATCTACAGCCTGGCCGGCGTCGGTCGTGTGCCGACGGATCTGAACTGCCAGGTCCGCGTTGGCGGCTATGGCGGCGCTGAAGGTCTGGCGCAGTTCATTCGTGACGAAGGCATTGACTTGCTGCTGGATGCGACCCACCCCTACGCCGCTCGCATCAGCCACAATGCCGCGACAGCTGCGCGGTTGAGTGGCATTGCGTGCTGGGCTTTGCGACGTCCGGCCTGGCAACCACACGCCGGAGATGACTGGCGTGAAGTCAGCGACTGGGCCGAGCTGATCGAAGCGCTTAAAACGTTCCGCCGACCGCTGTTCACCCTCGGTCGCGAGCCATTGCAGCACCTGCACGAAATCCCGCCGGAGCAATTCTGGACGTTACGTGCGCTGGACGTTTATCCCGGGAATGAGCGCTGCGAAGTGATCGGCGCGCGTGGGCCGTTTCTGATCGAGGATGAACGCGAGCTGTTCGAACGTCGGCAGATCGATGTGCTGATCAGCAAGAACAGCGGCAGCACCGCCACGGAACCGAAACTGGAAGTGGCGCGGGAGCGTGAAGTGCCGGTGCTAGTGTTGAAGCGGCCGATGTTGCCGGGGGTTGATAGGGAATTTGGGTCTGTGACTGAGGTTTTAGCGGCCCTCACACAAAACCTGTAG
- a CDS encoding TonB-dependent copper receptor has product MSRFSADTRLGAAQASFALNESRVRFRHATAVLCGLLLTPMVLADEHADHSEELSPTVITAIAPSSPLTIVTNPKDPRQPVPASDGGDYLKTIPGFALVRNGGTNGDPVLRGMFGSRLNILTNGSMMLGACPGRMDAPTSYISPETYDKLTVIKGPQTVLWGPGASAGTVLFDREPESFGELGTRVNASVLAGSNGRFDKVVDAAAGGPLGYVRVIGNTAHSDDYKDGNNDTVPSRYDKWNGDVAVGWTPNADTLLELTAGKGDGEARYAGRGMDGSQFLRESLGLRFEQSNIGEVLDKIEAQVYYNYADHVMDNYTLRTPSGTGMMAGPMASNVDRRTLGARIKATWRWADVQLISGLDAQTNEHRQRSAMGVDAYKDVPRNKDADFHNYGVFSELTWYAADRDRLITGARLDRASAKDYRQTIGSGMMARPNPTADDTRADTLPSGFVRYEHDLADSPTTLYAGLGHAQRFPDYWELFSPKSGPAGSVNAFDSIKPEKTTQLDFGLQYKTEDLEAWASGYVGQVRDYILFNYTPGMMGMTSQAENIDARIMGGEFGAAYKLTANWKADATLAYAWGKNSSDGSALPQMPPLDARFGLTYSEDNWSAGALWRVVAAQNRIDQNKGNVVGKDFDTSSGFGVFSLNGAYRINKNWKVSSGVDNLFGKAYAEHLNLAGNAGFGFPANDPQAINEPGRTLWTKVDMSF; this is encoded by the coding sequence ATGTCCAGGTTTTCTGCTGACACACGTTTGGGCGCTGCCCAGGCTTCTTTTGCCCTGAACGAATCTCGCGTTCGTTTCAGGCATGCCACCGCCGTTCTTTGCGGCTTGCTGCTGACACCGATGGTGTTGGCCGATGAACACGCCGACCACAGCGAAGAACTGAGCCCGACGGTGATTACCGCCATCGCGCCGAGTTCGCCGCTGACCATCGTCACTAACCCCAAGGACCCGCGCCAACCGGTGCCGGCCAGCGACGGTGGCGATTATCTGAAGACCATCCCTGGCTTCGCGCTGGTGCGCAACGGTGGCACCAACGGCGATCCGGTGCTGCGCGGCATGTTCGGCTCACGACTGAATATCCTCACCAACGGCAGCATGATGCTGGGTGCCTGCCCTGGCCGCATGGACGCGCCGACTTCGTACATTTCACCGGAAACCTACGACAAACTCACCGTCATCAAAGGCCCGCAAACCGTACTTTGGGGCCCCGGTGCATCGGCCGGCACCGTCCTGTTCGACCGGGAGCCGGAAAGCTTCGGCGAACTCGGCACCCGGGTGAATGCCAGCGTGCTGGCCGGCTCCAACGGGCGTTTCGACAAGGTGGTGGACGCTGCTGCCGGCGGACCACTGGGTTACGTGCGAGTGATCGGCAACACCGCACATTCCGACGATTACAAGGACGGCAACAACGACACCGTGCCCTCGCGCTATGACAAGTGGAACGGCGACGTCGCGGTCGGCTGGACCCCGAACGCCGACACCCTGCTGGAACTGACCGCCGGCAAGGGTGACGGCGAAGCCCGTTACGCCGGGCGCGGCATGGACGGTTCGCAGTTCTTGCGCGAAAGCCTGGGCCTGCGCTTCGAACAGTCAAACATCGGTGAGGTGCTGGATAAAATCGAGGCGCAGGTCTACTACAACTACGCCGACCACGTGATGGACAACTACACCCTGCGCACACCGTCCGGTACCGGGATGATGGCCGGCCCCATGGCCTCCAACGTCGACCGTCGAACCCTCGGCGCGCGAATCAAAGCCACCTGGCGCTGGGCCGATGTGCAACTGATCAGTGGCCTGGATGCGCAAACCAACGAACACCGCCAACGCAGCGCCATGGGCGTCGACGCCTACAAGGACGTGCCGCGCAACAAGGACGCCGACTTCCACAACTACGGTGTGTTCAGCGAACTGACCTGGTACGCCGCCGACCGTGATCGGCTGATCACCGGTGCGAGACTGGATCGTGCGTCGGCCAAGGATTATCGGCAAACCATCGGCTCCGGGATGATGGCCCGCCCCAATCCGACCGCCGACGACACCCGCGCCGACACCCTGCCCAGCGGTTTCGTGCGTTACGAGCATGACCTGGCCGACAGCCCCACCACGCTGTATGCGGGCCTCGGTCACGCCCAGCGTTTCCCGGATTACTGGGAGCTGTTTTCGCCTAAATCCGGTCCCGCCGGTTCGGTGAATGCCTTCGACTCGATCAAGCCGGAAAAAACCACCCAGCTCGACTTCGGCCTGCAATACAAGACCGAAGACCTCGAAGCCTGGGCCTCGGGTTACGTCGGCCAAGTACGTGACTACATCCTGTTCAACTACACGCCGGGGATGATGGGCATGACCTCGCAAGCCGAGAACATCGACGCGCGAATCATGGGCGGCGAATTCGGCGCGGCCTACAAGCTGACGGCCAACTGGAAAGCCGACGCGACCCTGGCTTACGCCTGGGGCAAGAACAGCAGCGACGGCAGCGCGCTACCGCAGATGCCACCGCTGGATGCGCGTTTCGGCCTGACCTACAGCGAAGACAACTGGAGCGCCGGCGCCTTGTGGCGGGTGGTTGCGGCGCAGAACCGCATCGACCAGAACAAGGGCAACGTGGTCGGCAAAGACTTCGACACGAGTTCGGGCTTTGGGGTGTTCTCGCTCAACGGCGCGTACCGGATCAACAAGAACTGGAAGGTCAGCAGCGGCGTCGACAACTTGTTTGGCAAGGCCTACGCCGAACACTTGAACCTGGCGGGCAACGCCGGTTTCGGCTTCCCGGCCAATGATCCGCAAGCCATCAACGAACCGGGGCGCACGCTCTGGACCAAGGTGGATATGAGCTTCTAA
- a CDS encoding copper chaperone PCu(A)C has translation MLNKLIVLAVLLLPACFANAHEYKSGELEIAHPWSQELPPNAPTVAAYFVIHNSGKTADRLLSVESPIAGVAQLHEHVMQNGLMKMQQVPSVEIPAGGETTFAPMAYHVMLLELKDRSLLSDGKRFPLTMHFEKSGDVTVEVAVQKKAPDSMQAHMHAQ, from the coding sequence ATGTTGAACAAACTCATCGTTCTGGCTGTATTGCTGCTGCCTGCCTGTTTTGCCAATGCTCACGAATACAAGTCTGGCGAACTTGAGATCGCCCATCCGTGGTCGCAAGAATTGCCGCCCAACGCGCCCACCGTCGCGGCATATTTCGTGATTCACAACAGCGGCAAAACCGCCGACCGATTGCTGAGCGTCGAATCGCCAATCGCAGGCGTTGCCCAGTTGCACGAGCATGTGATGCAAAACGGTCTGATGAAAATGCAGCAAGTGCCCAGCGTCGAGATTCCGGCGGGCGGCGAAACCACCTTCGCACCGATGGCGTATCACGTGATGCTGCTGGAGCTGAAAGACCGCAGCCTGTTGAGCGACGGCAAGCGCTTCCCGCTGACGATGCACTTCGAAAAATCCGGCGATGTGACGGTCGAAGTCGCGGTGCAGAAAAAGGCGCCGGACAGCATGCAAGCGCACATGCACGCCCAGTAA
- a CDS encoding PepSY-associated TM helix domain-containing protein: MKQPKPNFYNLAWRWHFYAGLFVAPFMVMLALTGIIYLFKPQLDPLMYGSLLNVPAAHHKVSADDLLKRVKEAYPQGQIKQYLPPINAERSAQFVVINEGHELNVFIDPYHGDILGEQDAKQNLQAIARSIHGELMIGTVGDRLVELAAGWGVVLVVSGVFLWWPRGQSAGILWPRLNSRGRVLWRDLHAVTGFWGAALLLVMLLSGMTWTGFWGKQYADLWNRFPVAMWNDVPKSDVEARSLNSATRQTVPWAMENTPMPMSGDHAEHMAHTSTQAGPAAPTISLQDVQNIAVQRKVEPGYSITFPTTATGVFTLAVFADDPRNDATLHVDQYTGDVLADVRWQHYSNVARATEVGVMLHEGKMFGPFNQIIVLLICLMILLSAVSGVVIWWKRRPQGKFGVPPLRHDLPKWKTAMVIMFGLAVMFPLVGASLIVVWLLDWGLLSRLGRQTESTSPSL, translated from the coding sequence ATGAAACAACCCAAACCGAATTTCTACAACCTGGCCTGGCGCTGGCATTTCTATGCCGGCCTGTTCGTCGCGCCATTCATGGTGATGCTGGCCCTGACCGGCATCATCTACCTGTTCAAACCGCAACTCGATCCGTTGATGTACGGCAGCCTGCTGAACGTCCCTGCGGCCCATCACAAAGTCTCCGCCGACGACCTGCTCAAGCGCGTAAAAGAGGCATACCCACAAGGCCAGATCAAACAGTACCTGCCGCCAATCAACGCCGAACGCAGTGCGCAGTTTGTGGTGATCAACGAAGGTCATGAACTGAACGTGTTCATCGATCCGTACCACGGCGACATCCTTGGCGAGCAAGACGCGAAGCAGAATCTGCAAGCGATTGCGCGCTCGATTCACGGCGAGTTGATGATCGGCACCGTCGGTGATCGGCTGGTAGAACTGGCCGCCGGTTGGGGCGTCGTGCTGGTGGTTTCCGGGGTATTTCTGTGGTGGCCGCGCGGCCAGTCCGCCGGGATTCTCTGGCCACGCTTGAACAGTCGTGGCCGAGTGCTCTGGCGTGACCTGCACGCCGTAACCGGGTTCTGGGGCGCGGCATTGCTGCTGGTGATGCTGCTCAGCGGCATGACCTGGACCGGGTTCTGGGGCAAGCAATACGCCGACCTCTGGAACCGCTTCCCGGTCGCCATGTGGAATGACGTGCCGAAGTCCGATGTCGAGGCCCGCAGCCTCAACAGCGCCACGCGCCAGACCGTACCGTGGGCCATGGAAAACACGCCGATGCCAATGTCCGGCGACCACGCCGAACACATGGCTCACACCAGCACCCAGGCCGGTCCGGCGGCGCCGACCATCAGCCTGCAAGACGTGCAAAACATTGCCGTGCAGCGCAAGGTCGAGCCCGGCTACAGCATCACCTTCCCCACCACCGCCACCGGCGTGTTCACCCTCGCGGTGTTCGCCGACGACCCGCGCAACGACGCCACCCTGCATGTCGACCAGTACACCGGCGACGTCCTCGCCGACGTGCGCTGGCAGCACTACAGCAACGTCGCCCGGGCCACCGAAGTCGGCGTGATGCTGCACGAAGGCAAGATGTTCGGCCCGTTCAATCAGATCATCGTGCTGCTGATCTGCCTGATGATTTTGCTCAGCGCCGTCAGCGGTGTGGTGATCTGGTGGAAGCGCCGGCCACAGGGCAAGTTCGGTGTGCCGCCGTTGCGTCACGATCTGCCGAAATGGAAAACCGCGATGGTCATTATGTTCGGGTTGGCGGTGATGTTTCCGTTGGTGGGGGCTTCGTTGATTGTCGTGTGGCTATTGGATTGGGGGCTGCTGTCGCGCTTGGGCCGGCAAACTGAATCCACCTCACCTTCATTATGA
- a CDS encoding ABC transporter ATP-binding protein, whose translation MTSLNLSNLAWTPLGHGHCHHQFQLRDASLHVAAGEFVGLIGPNGSGKTSLLRCTYRFSKPESGEVKLDHHNVWKQSSRWCAQRIAVVLQEFPDAFGLTVEEVVAMGRTPHKGLFDGDTLEDRNLATQALESVGLKGFEDHAFATLSGGEKQRVILARALAQQPQLLILDEPTNHLDPRYQLELLQLVKRLQIGTLASIHDLNLAAAFCDRLYVINHGRIVASGPPKEVLTAQLLHNVFGVDALIDDHPLHGYPRITWITQP comes from the coding sequence ATGACCTCGCTGAACCTCTCGAACCTCGCCTGGACACCCCTGGGCCACGGCCACTGTCATCACCAGTTCCAGCTGCGTGACGCATCCTTGCACGTGGCCGCCGGTGAGTTCGTCGGGTTGATCGGCCCCAACGGCAGCGGCAAAACCAGCCTGTTGCGTTGCACCTATCGCTTCAGCAAACCGGAAAGCGGTGAGGTAAAGCTCGACCATCACAACGTCTGGAAGCAATCCTCACGCTGGTGCGCGCAACGCATTGCCGTGGTGTTGCAGGAATTCCCCGACGCCTTCGGCCTGACCGTCGAGGAAGTGGTCGCCATGGGACGCACGCCGCACAAAGGTCTGTTCGATGGCGACACGCTTGAAGACCGAAACCTCGCTACCCAAGCCCTCGAATCGGTCGGCCTCAAAGGCTTCGAAGATCACGCCTTCGCCACCCTGTCCGGCGGTGAAAAACAGCGCGTGATCCTCGCCCGCGCCCTGGCTCAACAGCCGCAATTGCTGATCCTCGACGAGCCGACCAATCACCTCGATCCGCGCTATCAGTTGGAGCTGTTACAACTGGTCAAACGCCTGCAGATCGGCACGCTGGCGAGTATTCATGACCTCAATCTGGCAGCGGCTTTTTGCGATCGGCTATACGTGATCAATCACGGTCGCATTGTGGCCAGCGGCCCTCCCAAAGAAGTCCTGACCGCACAACTTTTGCACAACGTGTTCGGTGTCGACGCACTGATCGATGACCATCCCTTGCACGGCTACCCACGAATCACCTGGATAACCCAACCATGA
- a CDS encoding DUF2946 domain-containing protein produces the protein MSRQRLAFAWIACFAVLFNMLAMPMSGAMAQTAKSPAEQLLWGSFCSSNGTKLMAISLGDIEQKAPQNDDHSNMQHCWCCSGSAPLVALPGHAPQLYFARFEANRSLPPATLDIPTPREQWPSLNPRASPLV, from the coding sequence ATGTCCCGACAACGGCTTGCATTTGCCTGGATCGCCTGCTTTGCAGTGCTGTTCAACATGCTCGCCATGCCGATGTCCGGAGCGATGGCGCAAACGGCGAAATCGCCGGCCGAACAGTTGCTGTGGGGCAGCTTCTGCTCTTCCAACGGCACCAAGCTGATGGCGATTTCCCTGGGCGATATCGAGCAGAAAGCCCCGCAGAACGACGATCATTCCAACATGCAGCATTGCTGGTGTTGCTCGGGCTCCGCGCCGTTGGTGGCGTTGCCGGGGCATGCTCCGCAGTTGTATTTCGCTCGTTTCGAGGCCAATCGAAGCCTGCCGCCTGCCACGCTCGACATACCGACACCGCGCGAGCAATGGCCGAGTCTCAACCCCCGCGCGTCCCCTCTGGTGTGA